A stretch of the Serratia marcescens genome encodes the following:
- a CDS encoding tRNA(Met) cytidine acetyltransferase TmcA, producing the protein MLQAAQQLMRRQGIRRLLVLSGEPDWCREQAQRLAATLPGDWPWVGENPPPGPTALASGAVRQLLGQERLHAVFDASQSLDVEALAALCGALRAGSWLLLLTPPWRQWPQQPDGDSLRWSDCPQPITTPHFIHHLQQHLADDREVTIWRQDEPLTLAALPAREGWQPPDGRPTGEQQAILTTLLQAESGVWVLTAARGRGKSTLAGMLVAQSPLTCWITGPSRAATEVAGEWAQGRAQFWAPDALLAQCREGDVSAVGWLLVDEAAAIPAPLLQQLIGYFPRVLLTTTVQGYEGTGRGFLLKFCAGLPSYQALSLQQPMRWAQGDALERITDNALLFNELPAWPADGQAIDYSQAEQRELCADPQRLARFYALLSSAHYRTSPLDLRRLMDAPGMHFGLAQAGQEVVGAVWLVDEGGLSAELAHDVWAGRRRPRGNLVAQSLAAHGGQWWAPTLRSRRITRIATLPALRRQGIARQLVERQRRQAQGLDFLSVSFGYTEPLWRFWQSCGFELVRIGSKPEASSGCYTAMAILPLSEQGEALRHAAHKHLARDWPWLRQRIELALAIPGDDGDTPLGEEDWRELAGFAFAHRPLEASLGALQRLLLASNLPLPALRGHLQRRQSPAACAELAGVSGQKALLRHWRHEAAQALEQLNAQHCRYWRDWTQSLQ; encoded by the coding sequence ATGTTACAGGCAGCGCAACAACTCATGCGGCGACAGGGCATCCGGCGCCTGCTGGTGCTCAGCGGCGAACCCGACTGGTGTCGCGAACAGGCACAGCGGCTGGCGGCGACCCTGCCGGGTGACTGGCCGTGGGTGGGGGAAAACCCGCCGCCCGGCCCGACGGCGTTGGCGAGTGGCGCCGTGCGCCAATTGCTGGGGCAGGAGCGGCTGCACGCGGTGTTCGATGCCAGTCAGTCGCTGGACGTGGAGGCGTTGGCGGCGCTGTGCGGCGCATTGCGCGCCGGCAGTTGGCTGCTGTTGCTGACGCCGCCCTGGCGGCAATGGCCTCAGCAGCCGGACGGCGACAGCCTGCGCTGGAGCGATTGCCCGCAGCCGATTACCACTCCGCATTTCATCCACCATTTGCAGCAGCATCTGGCCGATGACCGCGAAGTGACGATCTGGCGGCAGGATGAGCCCCTGACGCTGGCCGCGCTGCCGGCGCGCGAGGGTTGGCAACCGCCGGATGGCCGGCCGACCGGGGAACAGCAGGCTATCTTGACGACGCTGCTGCAGGCCGAATCCGGCGTGTGGGTGCTGACCGCCGCGCGCGGTCGTGGCAAATCGACGCTGGCCGGCATGCTGGTGGCGCAGTCGCCGCTGACCTGTTGGATAACCGGGCCGAGCCGCGCCGCCACTGAGGTGGCCGGGGAGTGGGCGCAGGGGCGCGCGCAGTTTTGGGCGCCGGATGCCTTGCTGGCGCAGTGCCGGGAGGGGGACGTCAGCGCCGTCGGCTGGCTGCTGGTGGATGAAGCGGCGGCGATCCCCGCGCCGCTGTTGCAGCAGTTGATCGGTTATTTCCCTCGCGTGTTGTTGACCACCACGGTACAGGGGTATGAGGGTACCGGCCGCGGTTTTCTGCTGAAGTTTTGCGCCGGGCTGCCTTCCTATCAGGCGTTGAGCCTGCAACAGCCGATGCGCTGGGCGCAGGGGGATGCGCTGGAACGGATAACGGACAATGCGCTGTTGTTTAATGAGCTGCCCGCCTGGCCGGCGGATGGCCAGGCGATCGATTACAGTCAGGCGGAGCAGCGTGAGCTGTGCGCCGATCCGCAGCGGCTGGCGCGTTTCTATGCCCTGCTGAGCAGCGCGCATTACCGTACCTCGCCGCTGGATTTGCGCAGGCTGATGGATGCGCCCGGCATGCATTTCGGGCTGGCGCAGGCCGGGCAGGAGGTAGTTGGTGCCGTGTGGCTGGTGGACGAGGGCGGCTTGAGCGCCGAGTTGGCGCACGACGTGTGGGCCGGCCGCCGCCGGCCGCGCGGCAACCTGGTGGCGCAGTCGCTGGCGGCGCATGGCGGCCAGTGGTGGGCGCCGACGCTGCGGTCACGCCGCATTACCCGCATCGCGACGCTGCCGGCACTGAGGCGGCAGGGTATCGCGCGTCAGCTGGTCGAGCGGCAACGCCGTCAGGCGCAGGGGCTGGATTTTCTGTCGGTCAGCTTCGGCTATACCGAGCCGCTGTGGCGCTTTTGGCAATCCTGCGGTTTCGAGCTGGTGCGCATCGGCAGCAAGCCGGAGGCCAGCAGCGGCTGCTATACCGCGATGGCTATCTTGCCCCTGAGCGAGCAAGGAGAGGCGCTGCGGCACGCGGCGCACAAGCATCTGGCGCGCGACTGGCCCTGGCTGCGGCAGCGTATTGAACTCGCGCTGGCGATCCCGGGCGACGACGGCGATACGCCGCTGGGCGAAGAGGATTGGCGCGAGCTGGCCGGGTTCGCTTTCGCCCATCGGCCGCTGGAGGCCAGCCTGGGGGCATTGCAGCGTTTGCTGTTGGCCAGCAATCTGCCGCTGCCCGCGCTGCGCGGCCATCTGCAACGGCGGCAATCCCCGGCGGCCTGCGCGGAGCTGGCGGGCGTCAGCGGCCAGAAAGCCTTGCTGCGCCACTGGCGGCACGAAGCGGCGCAGGCGCTGGAACAGCTGAATGCGCAGCACTGTCGCTACTGGCGCGACTGGACGCAGTCGTTGCAATAA
- the ypfJ gene encoding KPN_02809 family neutral zinc metallopeptidase yields MRWQGRRESDNVEDRRGQSSGLGGGGGGFRVPVRGKGGIVILVVVLVAGYYGIDLSPLLNGGNVAPQGQQQSANISPKDDELAKFTSVVLASTEDNWKEIFQRMGKTYQPPKLVMYRGVTRTSCGTGQAAMGPFYCPGDKTVYIDLSFYQDMKTKLGAGGDFAQAYVVAHEVGHHVQNLLGIEPKVRQMQQGASQAEVNRLSVKMELQADCFAGVWGKYAEKQQMLEEGDLQAALNAAQAIGDDRLQQQSQGRVVPDSFTHGTSQQRYTWFKQGFDSGDPNTCNTFASR; encoded by the coding sequence ATGCGTTGGCAAGGGCGTCGGGAAAGTGACAATGTTGAGGATCGTCGCGGGCAGTCTTCAGGTTTGGGCGGCGGTGGCGGCGGTTTCCGCGTGCCGGTGCGCGGCAAGGGCGGCATCGTCATTCTGGTGGTGGTGCTGGTGGCCGGCTATTACGGCATCGATCTGTCGCCGCTATTGAACGGCGGTAACGTCGCACCGCAGGGTCAACAACAGAGCGCCAACATCAGTCCGAAAGACGATGAGCTGGCCAAATTCACCTCGGTGGTGCTGGCCTCGACCGAGGATAACTGGAAAGAGATTTTCCAGCGCATGGGCAAAACCTATCAACCGCCGAAGCTGGTGATGTATCGCGGCGTGACGCGCACCAGCTGCGGCACCGGTCAGGCGGCGATGGGGCCGTTCTACTGCCCGGGTGACAAAACGGTGTATATCGATCTGTCTTTCTATCAGGACATGAAAACCAAGCTGGGTGCCGGCGGTGATTTCGCCCAGGCCTATGTGGTGGCGCACGAAGTCGGCCACCACGTGCAGAACCTGTTGGGCATCGAGCCCAAGGTCCGCCAGATGCAGCAGGGCGCCAGCCAGGCGGAAGTGAACCGCCTGTCGGTGAAAATGGAGCTGCAGGCGGACTGCTTCGCCGGCGTGTGGGGCAAATATGCCGAGAAGCAGCAGATGCTGGAAGAGGGCGACCTGCAGGCGGCGCTGAACGCCGCGCAGGCGATTGGCGACGATCGGTTGCAGCAGCAGAGTCAGGGCCGCGTCGTGCCGGACAGCTTCACTCACGGCACCTCGCAGCAGCGTTACACCTGGTTTAAACAGGGCTTCGACAGCGGCGATCCCAATACCTGCAACACCTTTGCATCCCGTTAA
- the purC gene encoding phosphoribosylaminoimidazolesuccinocarboxamide synthase, which produces MQKLAELYRGKAKTVYTTENPDLLVLEFRNDTSALDGQRIEQFDRKGMVNNKFNHFIMSKLEEAGIPTQMERLLSDNEVLVKKLDMVPVECVIRNRAAGSLVKRLGIEEGLVLNPPLFDLFLKNDAMHDPMVNESYCETFGWVSKEHLARMRELSYRANDVLTQLFDDAGLILVDFKLEFGLFNGEVVLGDEFSPDGSRLWDKNTLDKMDKDRFRQSLGGLIEAYEEVARRIGVKLD; this is translated from the coding sequence ATGCAAAAGCTAGCTGAGCTGTATCGCGGAAAGGCAAAAACCGTTTACACCACCGAGAATCCCGATCTGTTGGTGTTGGAGTTCCGCAACGATACGTCAGCACTGGATGGTCAGCGCATTGAGCAGTTCGATCGCAAAGGCATGGTGAACAACAAGTTCAACCATTTCATCATGAGCAAACTGGAAGAAGCCGGCATCCCGACCCAGATGGAGCGTCTGCTGTCCGACAACGAAGTGCTGGTGAAGAAGCTGGACATGGTGCCGGTGGAATGCGTGATCCGCAACCGCGCCGCCGGTTCGCTGGTGAAGCGTCTGGGCATCGAAGAAGGCCTGGTGCTGAACCCGCCGCTGTTCGATCTGTTCCTGAAAAACGACGCCATGCACGATCCGATGGTCAACGAATCCTACTGCGAAACCTTCGGCTGGGTGAGCAAAGAACATCTGGCGCGCATGCGTGAGCTGAGTTACCGCGCTAACGACGTGTTGACCCAGCTGTTCGACGACGCGGGCCTGATCCTGGTCGACTTCAAACTGGAGTTCGGCCTGTTCAACGGCGAAGTGGTGCTGGGCGATGAGTTCTCGCCGGACGGCAGCCGCCTGTGGGACAAAAACACTCTGGACAAGATGGACAAAGACCGTTTCCGTCAAAGCCTGGGCGGCCTGATCGAAGCCTACGAAGAAGTAGCGCGCCGCATCGGCGTGAAACTCGACTAA
- the bamC gene encoding outer membrane protein assembly factor BamC: MAYSLQKSTVAKVVGISLVMMLAACSSDQRYKRQVSGDEAYLDAAPLKALNAPSGMILPVQSGNYDVPATTLQGNVGKQLDIRPPVQPLALLSGSRAQYAGDSGTLLLENSPQNQNLWSRVVSLLQAKNIAIASRQDAGQTLTTDWVKWNRLDEDNQYEGRYQISVQQQGYQQALVVKSVGLQQQGKTEQVTDQSEIQRYNGMMINTLIEGLDKQDNLASSQSASRFGALDVQSGADDTGLPMLVVRGPYTVVWDRLPPALEKLGMKVGDRSRPQGTVAVTYKSLSSSDWDALGVKDPELAEGDYKLQVGDLNNRTSLQFIDPKGKPLTQSKNDALVAAFQSAFSKTSVN, encoded by the coding sequence ATGGCTTATTCATTGCAAAAGTCGACGGTAGCAAAAGTAGTGGGCATCTCTTTGGTGATGATGCTGGCAGCCTGCAGCAGCGATCAGCGCTACAAGCGCCAGGTCAGCGGCGACGAGGCCTACCTCGACGCGGCTCCGCTCAAAGCGCTGAACGCGCCGTCCGGCATGATCCTGCCGGTGCAGAGCGGCAACTATGACGTTCCCGCCACGACGCTGCAAGGCAACGTCGGCAAGCAGCTGGACATTCGTCCGCCGGTGCAGCCGCTGGCGCTGCTGAGCGGTTCACGCGCGCAATACGCTGGCGACAGCGGCACGCTGCTGCTGGAAAACAGCCCGCAGAACCAGAACCTGTGGTCGCGCGTGGTCAGCCTGCTGCAGGCGAAGAACATCGCGATCGCTTCCCGCCAGGACGCCGGTCAGACCCTGACCACCGACTGGGTGAAGTGGAACCGTCTGGACGAAGACAACCAGTACGAAGGCCGTTATCAGATCAGCGTGCAGCAGCAGGGCTACCAGCAGGCGCTGGTGGTGAAAAGCGTTGGCCTGCAGCAGCAGGGCAAGACCGAGCAGGTGACCGATCAGTCTGAGATCCAGCGCTACAACGGCATGATGATCAACACCCTGATCGAAGGCCTGGACAAGCAGGACAACCTGGCGAGCAGCCAGAGCGCCAGCCGCTTCGGCGCGCTGGATGTGCAGAGCGGCGCCGATGACACCGGCCTGCCGATGCTGGTGGTGCGCGGCCCGTACACCGTCGTGTGGGATCGCCTGCCGCCGGCGCTCGAAAAACTGGGGATGAAAGTGGGTGACCGCAGCCGTCCGCAGGGCACCGTCGCCGTGACCTACAAGTCCCTGAGCAGCAGCGATTGGGATGCGTTGGGCGTCAAGGATCCTGAACTGGCGGAAGGCGATTACAAGCTGCAGGTCGGCGATCTTAACAACCGCACCAGCCTGCAATTTATCGATCCGAAAGGCAAACCGCTGACCCAGTCGAAAAACGACGCACTGGTGGCGGCATTCCAGTCTGCCTTCAGTAAAACCAGCGTTAACTAA
- the dapA gene encoding 4-hydroxy-tetrahydrodipicolinate synthase, with protein MFTGSIVALVTPMDDKGAVDRASLKKLIDYHVASGTAAIVSVGTTGESATLAHDEHVDVVLQTLELADGRIPVIAGTGANATAEAIALTTRFANTGVVGCLTVTPYYNKPTQEGLYQHFKAIAESTELPQILYNVPSRTGCDMLPPTIARLAKIKNIVAVKEATGNLSRVSQIQVLVDDEDFILLSGDDASGLDFMQLGGKGVISVTANVAAREMAELCALAAQGKFADARRLNQRLMPLHQDLFVEANPIPVKWACKALGLMATDTLRLPMTPLSEAARPVVERALKSVGLL; from the coding sequence ATGTTTACGGGAAGTATTGTTGCACTGGTGACGCCGATGGACGACAAAGGTGCTGTCGATCGCGCGAGCCTGAAAAAATTGATCGATTATCATGTAGCCAGTGGCACCGCGGCGATCGTTTCCGTAGGGACCACCGGCGAGTCCGCAACGCTTGCCCATGACGAGCACGTTGACGTGGTGCTGCAGACGCTGGAGCTGGCCGACGGCCGCATTCCGGTGATCGCCGGCACCGGCGCCAACGCCACCGCCGAAGCCATCGCGCTCACCACCCGCTTCGCCAATACCGGCGTAGTGGGCTGCCTGACGGTGACGCCGTACTACAATAAGCCGACGCAGGAAGGGCTGTATCAGCACTTCAAGGCGATCGCCGAGAGCACCGAGCTGCCGCAGATCCTGTACAACGTGCCTTCGCGCACCGGCTGCGACATGCTGCCGCCGACCATCGCTCGGCTGGCAAAAATCAAGAATATTGTTGCTGTAAAAGAAGCGACGGGGAACTTAAGTCGCGTTAGTCAGATCCAAGTGCTGGTTGACGATGAAGACTTCATCTTGCTGAGCGGCGACGACGCCAGCGGGCTGGACTTCATGCAACTGGGCGGCAAAGGGGTGATTTCCGTGACGGCCAACGTGGCCGCGCGCGAAATGGCGGAACTTTGCGCGCTGGCGGCGCAGGGCAAGTTTGCCGACGCGCGCCGCTTAAATCAGCGCTTGATGCCGTTGCATCAGGATCTATTTGTAGAAGCAAACCCAATTCCGGTGAAGTGGGCCTGTAAGGCGTTGGGATTGATGGCAACCGATACGCTGCGTCTGCCGATGACGCCGTTGAGCGAAGCCGCCCGCCCGGTGGTGGAGCGCGCGCTGAAAAGCGTCGGTTTGCTGTAA
- a CDS encoding glycine cleavage system transcriptional repressor: MVTPLSTTGSAILPQSDEHYLVITALGADRPGIVNTITRHVSSCGCNIEDSRLAMLGEEFTFIMLLSGSWNAITLIESTLPQKGAELDLLIVMKRTNSHERPPMPATVWVQVEVKDSPHIIERFTDLFDSSQMNIAELVSRTQPAEGDLPPQLYIQITAHSSGDRDASNIEQAFHRLCTELNAQGSISVVNYPQHDEKDGE, from the coding sequence ATGGTAACCCCATTAAGCACGACAGGAAGCGCTATTTTGCCTCAGTCAGACGAACACTATCTCGTGATTACCGCGCTCGGCGCCGACCGCCCCGGAATCGTCAATACCATCACCCGCCACGTCAGCAGTTGCGGATGCAATATCGAAGATAGCCGTCTGGCCATGCTGGGAGAGGAGTTCACGTTCATCATGCTGCTGTCCGGCAGTTGGAACGCCATCACCCTGATCGAATCCACCCTGCCGCAAAAAGGCGCGGAGCTGGATCTGCTGATCGTGATGAAGCGCACAAACTCGCACGAAAGGCCGCCGATGCCGGCCACGGTGTGGGTGCAGGTGGAAGTGAAGGACTCGCCGCACATCATCGAACGCTTTACCGATCTGTTCGACTCCAGCCAGATGAATATCGCCGAACTGGTCTCGCGCACGCAGCCAGCGGAGGGCGACCTGCCGCCGCAGCTGTATATCCAAATCACCGCCCACAGCTCCGGCGATCGGGACGCCTCAAATATTGAGCAAGCCTTCCATCGCCTATGTACAGAATTGAACGCGCAAGGCAGTATTAGCGTGGTGAACTATCCACAGCATGACGAGAAAGATGGAGAGTAG
- the bcp gene encoding thioredoxin-dependent thiol peroxidase yields MSPLKAGDTAPKFSLPDQDGEEINLADFQGQRVLVYFYPKAMTPGCTVQACGLRDNMDELKKVGVEVLGISTDKPEKLSRFAEKELLNFTLLSDEDHQVSQQFGVWGEKTFMGKTYDGIHRISFLIDGKGKIEKVFDDFKTTNHHDIVLSYLQQ; encoded by the coding sequence ATGAGCCCATTGAAAGCCGGTGACACAGCGCCGAAATTTAGTTTGCCTGACCAGGACGGTGAGGAAATTAATTTGGCCGACTTCCAGGGACAGCGAGTATTGGTCTATTTCTATCCGAAGGCGATGACGCCGGGCTGCACCGTGCAAGCCTGCGGCCTGCGGGACAACATGGACGAATTGAAAAAGGTCGGCGTCGAAGTGCTGGGCATCAGCACCGACAAGCCGGAAAAACTGTCGCGCTTCGCCGAAAAGGAGCTGCTCAACTTCACGCTGTTGTCTGATGAAGATCATCAGGTGTCGCAACAGTTTGGCGTGTGGGGCGAGAAAACCTTCATGGGCAAGACCTACGACGGCATTCACCGCATCAGCTTCCTGATCGATGGCAAAGGCAAGATTGAAAAAGTGTTTGATGATTTCAAAACCACCAATCACCACGACATCGTTCTGAGCTACCTGCAGCAGTAA
- a CDS encoding AI-2E family transporter encodes MLEMLLQWYRRRFTDPQAIALLVILVAGFLILYFLHGILTPLLVAIVLAYLLEWPTARLQRIGCSRTWAASIMLLVFAGIAMLLVFVVAPTAWQQGINLMSDLPGMLNQFYNFAATLPKRYPALVDAGIIDMMAENLRSRLSGMGESVVKFSLASLVGLLTLAIYLILVPMMMFFLLKDKEQLLNAVRRVLPRNRGLAGQVWNEMNQQITNYIRGKVLEMVIVGVATYLVFAVLDMRYSLLLAVLVGFSVLIPYIGAVLVTIPVVVVALFQWGVGADFWTLIVAYLVVQGLDGNLLVPILFSEAVNLHPLVIILSVIVFGGMWGFWGVFFAIPLATLVKAVIHAWPDELRVEVEDKAG; translated from the coding sequence ATGCTGGAGATGTTATTACAGTGGTACCGCCGCCGCTTCACCGATCCGCAGGCTATCGCGCTGCTGGTGATCCTGGTCGCCGGGTTCCTTATTCTCTATTTTCTGCACGGCATTCTGACCCCGTTGCTGGTCGCCATCGTGTTGGCCTATCTGCTGGAGTGGCCGACCGCACGCCTGCAGCGCATCGGCTGTTCGCGCACCTGGGCGGCGAGCATCATGCTGCTGGTGTTCGCGGGCATCGCCATGCTGCTGGTGTTCGTCGTCGCACCGACCGCCTGGCAACAGGGCATCAATCTGATGAGCGATCTGCCGGGTATGCTCAACCAGTTCTATAACTTCGCCGCGACGCTGCCGAAGCGTTATCCGGCGCTGGTAGATGCCGGCATCATCGACATGATGGCGGAAAATCTGCGCAGCCGGCTGTCCGGCATGGGCGAATCGGTGGTGAAATTCTCGCTGGCGTCGCTGGTCGGCCTGCTGACGCTGGCTATTTACCTGATCCTGGTGCCGATGATGATGTTCTTCCTGTTGAAGGACAAAGAGCAGCTGCTGAACGCGGTGCGCCGCGTGCTGCCGCGCAATCGCGGCCTGGCGGGGCAGGTCTGGAACGAAATGAATCAGCAGATCACCAACTACATTCGCGGCAAGGTGCTGGAGATGGTGATTGTCGGCGTGGCGACCTACCTGGTGTTCGCCGTGCTGGACATGCGCTACTCGCTGCTGCTGGCGGTGCTGGTGGGCTTCTCGGTGTTGATCCCTTACATCGGCGCGGTGCTGGTCACTATACCGGTGGTGGTGGTGGCGCTGTTCCAGTGGGGCGTCGGCGCCGATTTCTGGACGCTGATCGTCGCCTATCTGGTGGTGCAGGGGCTGGACGGCAACCTGCTGGTGCCCATTTTGTTCTCCGAAGCGGTCAACCTGCATCCGCTGGTGATTATCCTGTCGGTGATCGTGTTCGGCGGGATGTGGGGCTTTTGGGGCGTGTTTTTCGCCATACCGCTGGCGACGCTGGTGAAGGCGGTGATCCACGCCTGGCCGGATGAACTGCGGGTCGAAGTGGAAGACAAGGCCGGTTGA
- a CDS encoding B3/B4 domain-containing protein → MILVDPSIDPAVAALAPGFRALSITVAAAPITNPDVGALALAQACRALGEGDAPWAEAHLSAWRDVFMQFGAKPKRTPCSADALRKRALRDGTMPSIDPVVDLYNAVSIRFAVPVGGENIAAYIGEPRLIVADGSELFDTVKEGAVIHESPEAGEVVWRDDRSVTCRRWNWRQGVRTRLSAEAERMWFILESLPAMPLAALHAAGDELIAGLQQMMPGATVERRLIGCAS, encoded by the coding sequence ATGATTTTAGTCGATCCGTCAATCGATCCGGCCGTCGCTGCGCTGGCACCCGGTTTCCGGGCGTTAAGCATTACCGTGGCCGCGGCTCCCATAACCAACCCAGACGTGGGGGCGCTGGCGTTGGCGCAAGCCTGTCGCGCCCTCGGCGAGGGAGACGCGCCCTGGGCAGAGGCGCATCTCTCGGCCTGGCGCGATGTCTTCATGCAGTTTGGCGCCAAACCCAAGCGTACGCCCTGTTCCGCCGACGCCTTGCGCAAGCGCGCGCTGCGCGACGGCACGATGCCGAGCATCGATCCGGTGGTTGATCTCTACAACGCCGTCAGCATTCGTTTTGCCGTGCCGGTGGGGGGCGAGAATATTGCGGCCTATATCGGCGAGCCGCGGCTGATCGTCGCGGATGGCAGCGAGCTGTTCGATACCGTCAAGGAGGGCGCGGTGATCCATGAATCGCCGGAGGCGGGGGAGGTGGTCTGGCGCGACGATCGCAGCGTGACCTGCCGCCGCTGGAACTGGCGTCAGGGCGTCAGAACCCGGCTGAGCGCCGAGGCCGAACGGATGTGGTTCATCCTGGAGAGCCTGCCGGCAATGCCGTTGGCGGCGCTGCACGCGGCGGGCGACGAATTGATTGCCGGTTTACAGCAAATGATGCCCGGCGCCACGGTAGAGCGACGGCTTATCGGCTGCGCCTCGTAA
- a CDS encoding XRE family transcriptional regulator produces the protein MSEKVNRPTEFGADVQTVSEAVSHRIKQQRKSQKLSLDELSRRAGVSKGMLVEIEKGSANPSIAILCKLAAALGLSVADIVNVTRAPAAYLIESQDIPTLWHGDRGGSARLLAGTRGPNMIELWRWEMAPGEAYASGGHPVGTFELLHVEQGVLSLAVEQTELRITPGCSAVARTDGPHRYANEGEDTLIFTMAVAELHA, from the coding sequence ATGAGCGAAAAAGTCAACAGACCGACCGAGTTCGGTGCCGACGTGCAAACCGTCAGCGAAGCGGTGTCGCACCGCATCAAACAGCAGCGTAAAAGCCAAAAGCTGTCGCTGGACGAGCTGTCGCGCCGGGCGGGCGTCAGCAAGGGCATGCTGGTAGAGATCGAGAAAGGGAGCGCCAATCCCAGCATCGCCATCCTGTGCAAACTCGCGGCAGCACTGGGCCTGTCGGTGGCGGACATCGTCAACGTGACCCGCGCCCCCGCCGCCTACCTGATTGAAAGCCAAGATATTCCCACGCTATGGCATGGCGATCGCGGCGGCTCGGCCCGCTTGCTGGCGGGCACCCGCGGCCCGAACATGATAGAACTGTGGCGGTGGGAAATGGCGCCGGGGGAAGCCTATGCATCGGGCGGCCACCCGGTGGGCACCTTCGAATTGCTGCACGTTGAACAAGGCGTCTTGAGCCTTGCCGTCGAGCAGACCGAGCTCAGAATTACGCCAGGCTGTTCGGCGGTCGCCAGAACGGACGGCCCGCACCGGTACGCCAACGAGGGCGAAGACACGCTGATTTTCACCATGGCGGTTGCCGAACTGCACGCCTGA
- a CDS encoding GNAT family N-acetyltransferase: MTTPAPREWQRADYLVSTDPALLDLDAIHAFLTRSSWAEGIDKETVRQSLAHSLCFGLYHDARQIGFARLVTDYATFGYLCDVYVLETHQKSGLGLWLAECCQAHPLMATLRRVMLVTSTAPWLYEKVGYSAINRPDFVWQITRPDIYRR, from the coding sequence ATGACAACGCCTGCCCCACGGGAGTGGCAGCGTGCGGACTATCTCGTCAGCACCGATCCCGCCCTGCTGGATCTCGATGCCATTCATGCGTTTCTGACCCGTTCATCCTGGGCGGAAGGCATTGATAAAGAGACCGTTCGCCAGTCCCTCGCCCACAGCCTGTGTTTCGGTTTGTATCACGATGCCAGGCAAATCGGTTTCGCCCGGCTGGTCACCGATTACGCCACCTTCGGCTATCTGTGCGACGTGTACGTGCTGGAGACGCATCAAAAAAGCGGACTGGGCCTGTGGCTGGCAGAATGTTGCCAGGCCCATCCGCTGATGGCGACGCTGCGGCGAGTCATGCTGGTCACCAGCACCGCCCCTTGGCTCTATGAAAAAGTGGGCTATAGCGCCATTAACCGTCCCGATTTTGTCTGGCAGATCACCCGGCCGGACATCTATCGGCGTTAA
- a CDS encoding TOBE domain-containing protein has product MPVSARNQLAGTVSAVAKGAVNDEVEITLQGGEKLVAIVTVQSQQSLGLSVGKEAVALIKAPWVILATEDCGLRFSARNQFAGEVIAVEHGAVNSTVHLKADAGFVLTSVITNESLQEMALKNGSRAIALIKASSVLLAVRA; this is encoded by the coding sequence ATGCCCGTTTCAGCCCGTAACCAGTTAGCCGGTACCGTGTCCGCCGTCGCTAAAGGCGCCGTCAATGACGAAGTGGAGATCACCCTGCAGGGCGGTGAAAAACTGGTGGCCATCGTCACGGTACAAAGCCAGCAGTCGCTGGGTTTAAGCGTCGGCAAAGAGGCCGTCGCGCTGATTAAAGCGCCGTGGGTGATCCTGGCGACGGAGGATTGCGGTTTGCGTTTTTCCGCCCGCAACCAGTTTGCCGGGGAAGTGATTGCGGTTGAGCACGGCGCGGTCAACAGCACCGTACACCTCAAAGCGGATGCCGGTTTTGTGCTGACGTCGGTAATCACCAATGAAAGCCTGCAGGAGATGGCGCTGAAGAACGGTTCGCGCGCCATCGCCCTGATCAAAGCCTCATCGGTGCTGCTCGCCGTCAGAGCCTGA
- a CDS encoding LysE family translocator, whose protein sequence is MTLALFAAFWAVSILLVITPGMDWAYVISAGIRGRVVVPAVAGLLFGHLLMIAIVVAGVGALLVGNPLALTALTLLGAAYLLWIGFNMLLHPPVPGAGEDQRSDSWLRWAGKGVCVSGLNPKVFLLFLALLPQFTDARAEWSVPMQMLALGVVHLISCGLVYLLVGFGSQSVLRTRPQAAKVVGRISGAAMIVIALGLLAEQALK, encoded by the coding sequence ATGACGCTCGCTCTGTTCGCCGCTTTTTGGGCGGTGTCGATTTTGTTGGTGATCACGCCGGGTATGGATTGGGCCTATGTGATCTCGGCGGGCATTCGCGGCCGGGTGGTGGTGCCCGCCGTCGCCGGCTTGCTGTTTGGCCACCTGCTGATGATTGCGATCGTGGTGGCGGGCGTCGGCGCGCTGCTGGTCGGCAACCCGCTGGCGCTGACGGCGCTCACCCTGTTGGGGGCGGCTTACCTCTTGTGGATCGGTTTCAACATGCTGCTGCACCCGCCGGTGCCTGGCGCCGGTGAAGATCAGCGTTCCGATTCCTGGCTGCGCTGGGCCGGCAAGGGCGTGTGCGTCAGCGGGCTGAACCCCAAGGTGTTTCTGCTGTTTTTGGCGCTGTTGCCGCAGTTTACCGACGCCCGGGCCGAATGGTCGGTGCCGATGCAGATGCTGGCGTTGGGCGTCGTGCATTTGATCAGCTGTGGCCTGGTGTATCTGCTGGTGGGGTTCGGTTCGCAGTCGGTGCTGCGCACGCGCCCACAGGCTGCGAAGGTCGTGGGGCGCATCTCCGGCGCGGCGATGATCGTCATCGCCCTCGGGCTGCTGGCCGAACAGGCGCTGAAATAG